In Leptospira levettii, the genomic window CCTTTGGGAATGCCCATCCAAGGGATCCTTTGGGTGTATTCGGAGGGCCACCATATCAATTTGAGTATGGGCCTCTCACAAAAAAAATCGAAGGACTTGTATTTTGATTTGGGAACTCTCAATTTTGTTGGTTGGCGAAGGCTGGAATTTAAAATCACTTTGCCAAAAGAAAATACGAGACTCATCCAATCGATGTCCTTTCCCATCTCGTTTGCTTCCTTTCGATTAAAAAGTTTAGCGTCTCAAAAAAAAGGTGAGTTCCATTTGTATTTTGATAATCTTTGTTTTGTGATTGATAAACGTACTTTTAGTTATCCAGGTGCCGAAGTGAATGATACTTGGGGTAACAAACGCTAAATGGTCTATTTTTTTTACAATATCCTTTTGTTCAAAATTTGGATCTTATTAAAATTAGTTTCCCTTTTCTCAAAAAAAATCCGGACTGAAATTTCCAAACGAAATCGTTCTTTGGAAACTTTGTACAAAAATCCCCCGAATGGAAAAACTGTGATTTGGTTCCACTCAGCAAGTGTAGGAGAACTAGACCAAGCAAAAGCATTAGCAGAAACCATACGCCGGCATAGACCAAATGTGTTCATCATCCAATCCGTATTTTCCTCATCCGTGAAAGAATCCGCTTTTTCGGATCCTCTGGCAAACTGTTACTTTTATTTGCCCTTTGATTTACCGTTTGCTTATAACAAAATCTTTAAACGATTTCGTCCAAAATTTTTATTCATCATGGCTTGGGACACTTGGCCTAATCTTTTAAAAAAAGCAAATCAGTTTGGAACAAAATCCTACCTTTGTTGCGCCAGTTTGTCGTCTCAGTCTTCCAGAAAAAATCCATTGGTGCGCCTTCTGACTAAATCTTCTTTTCGATACCTTTCTGGAATTTATCCAAGCCACCAACTAATGGCAAAGGAATTTGAAGGTTTGGTTTCCACAGAATCCGACTTTTCGGTATTAGGTGACACAAGGTTCGAATCGGTTTGGAATAAATTGGAAACAAAATCTCCAAATCCAATTTTTACAGATTTTATACAAAAACAAAAAGAGTTTCTGAATTCAAACAAACCAGTGATCCTTGGTTCCACCTATCCAATTTGTGAGTCACATTTTTTAAAGTATTTAGGAACACATAAAGACCATCATTCCTATTGGATATTCCCACACCAATGGGAATCCAAACGGATGATGGAATGGAAATCAAAACTGCAAGATTATGGTTCTGTGAGGATTTTTTCTGAACTAAAAGAAAAGGAAACCCTACCAAAATTTTTACTT contains:
- a CDS encoding 3-deoxy-D-manno-octulosonic acid transferase, whose product is MVYFFYNILLFKIWILLKLVSLFSKKIRTEISKRNRSLETLYKNPPNGKTVIWFHSASVGELDQAKALAETIRRHRPNVFIIQSVFSSSVKESAFSDPLANCYFYLPFDLPFAYNKIFKRFRPKFLFIMAWDTWPNLLKKANQFGTKSYLCCASLSSQSSRKNPLVRLLTKSSFRYLSGIYPSHQLMAKEFEGLVSTESDFSVLGDTRFESVWNKLETKSPNPIFTDFIQKQKEFLNSNKPVILGSTYPICESHFLKYLGTHKDHHSYWIFPHQWESKRMMEWKSKLQDYGSVRIFSELKEKETLPKFLLFDLLGILAFAYQYASFAYVGGGFHNRIHNTIEPAALGLPIITGPRIQNAPEAIVMQELGGLFKTVSESDFCSHFYELTKNSELREKMGSINRNFVVENRGASEKIYNRVFPYDKI